Proteins co-encoded in one Alcanivorax sp. genomic window:
- a CDS encoding heavy metal translocating P-type ATPase encodes MTAEHTVKDPVCGMSVNPHSAEHRSEHGGKTWYFCSSGCKSKFDGDPGHYLSGEQKQDEPVAPGTMYTCPMHPEIRQQGPGDCPICGMALEPEQVSLDDGPSAELKDMTRRFWIGLVLALPVLVLEMGGHLTGLDQIVAPQMSNWIQLVLATPVVAWCGWPFFVRGWKSVVSRNLNMFTLIAIGTGVALIYSLVATLAPQIFPDAFRQEDGSVAVYFEAAAVIVVLVLLGQVLELRAREKTSGAIKALLDLAPATARKLDDQGDESDVSLDQVKVGDRLRVRPGDKVPLDGELLEGSSNVDESMVTGEPLAVSKKSGDQVIGGSINQQGSFIMRADKVGRDTMLSQIVQMVASAQRSRAPIQGLADKVASWFVPTVILIAIVAFIAWSFLGPTPPMAFGLIAAVSVLIIACPCALGLATPMSIMVGVGRGAQSGVLIRDAEALERMEKVDTVVVDKTGTLTEGQPQITRIVTANGYDDDALMRFAGGLEKGSEHPLAHAILDKAKDMELKLPDAEDFDSPNGKGVTGKIDGKRVLLGNRLLMESENVDTTRFDSDADEHRKDGATVIFAAVDGKIAGLLAISDPIKRTTHAAIVALQKDGIRVVMLTGDNYTSAEAVARKLHIDEVEAEVLPEDKGKIVQRLKDEGGVVVMAGDGVNDAPALATADVGVAMGTGTDVAIESAGITLLRGDLMGIVEARRLSLATMRNIRQNLFFAFVYNSAGVPIAAGVLYPFFGILLSPIFAAAAMSLSSFSVIVNALRLRVIKLGPK; translated from the coding sequence ATGACGGCTGAGCACACGGTCAAAGATCCTGTTTGCGGCATGTCGGTGAATCCACACTCGGCGGAACATCGCAGCGAGCATGGCGGGAAAACCTGGTATTTCTGTTCTTCGGGGTGCAAATCGAAGTTTGACGGCGACCCGGGACACTACCTCAGTGGAGAACAGAAACAGGACGAACCCGTGGCTCCGGGCACCATGTACACCTGCCCGATGCATCCGGAAATTCGCCAGCAGGGCCCCGGAGATTGCCCTATCTGTGGTATGGCCCTGGAGCCCGAGCAGGTAAGTCTGGATGACGGGCCCTCGGCAGAGCTCAAAGACATGACCCGTCGATTTTGGATTGGCCTGGTGCTGGCCCTGCCGGTATTGGTGCTGGAAATGGGCGGACATCTCACCGGCCTTGACCAGATCGTTGCCCCACAAATGTCCAACTGGATTCAACTGGTGTTGGCGACGCCAGTAGTGGCCTGGTGTGGCTGGCCTTTCTTTGTCAGAGGCTGGAAGTCCGTCGTCAGCCGCAATCTGAACATGTTCACGCTCATTGCCATTGGTACTGGCGTGGCGCTGATCTACAGCCTGGTGGCGACACTGGCGCCCCAGATTTTCCCCGACGCCTTTCGGCAGGAAGACGGTTCTGTCGCCGTCTACTTCGAGGCGGCTGCGGTCATCGTGGTGCTGGTTCTGTTAGGCCAGGTGCTTGAACTGCGGGCCCGGGAGAAAACCTCGGGCGCGATCAAGGCGCTGCTGGATCTGGCACCGGCGACGGCCCGAAAGCTGGATGACCAGGGCGACGAGTCCGATGTGTCGCTGGATCAGGTCAAGGTGGGTGATCGCCTGCGAGTGCGCCCGGGGGACAAGGTGCCGCTGGACGGTGAGTTACTTGAAGGCAGCTCCAACGTGGATGAGTCCATGGTGACCGGTGAGCCTCTTGCAGTCAGCAAAAAGTCTGGCGACCAAGTGATTGGCGGCAGTATTAACCAACAGGGCAGCTTTATCATGCGGGCCGACAAGGTTGGCCGGGACACCATGCTTTCCCAAATCGTGCAGATGGTGGCCAGCGCCCAACGCAGCCGCGCACCGATCCAGGGGCTTGCCGATAAGGTGGCGAGCTGGTTTGTGCCCACCGTGATCCTAATTGCCATTGTTGCCTTTATAGCCTGGTCATTCCTTGGGCCGACACCGCCCATGGCGTTCGGGCTGATTGCGGCGGTCAGTGTTCTGATCATTGCCTGCCCTTGCGCACTGGGTCTGGCAACGCCGATGTCGATCATGGTAGGTGTTGGCCGCGGCGCCCAAAGTGGTGTGCTGATCCGCGATGCGGAAGCCCTTGAACGCATGGAAAAGGTAGATACGGTGGTAGTGGATAAGACCGGCACGTTGACAGAGGGGCAGCCACAAATCACCCGAATTGTTACAGCGAATGGGTACGATGACGATGCTTTGATGCGTTTTGCGGGCGGACTCGAGAAAGGCAGTGAGCATCCACTGGCCCACGCCATTCTGGACAAAGCCAAGGACATGGAGCTGAAGCTGCCGGATGCGGAAGACTTCGATTCTCCCAACGGTAAAGGGGTAACAGGAAAAATCGACGGCAAGCGGGTGCTGCTTGGTAATCGTCTTCTCATGGAGTCGGAGAATGTCGACACCACTAGATTTGACAGCGATGCCGACGAGCATCGCAAAGATGGTGCTACCGTGATTTTTGCCGCCGTCGATGGAAAAATCGCTGGGCTGTTGGCCATCTCCGATCCCATCAAGAGAACGACCCACGCTGCTATTGTCGCGCTGCAAAAAGACGGCATTCGAGTGGTCATGCTGACTGGCGATAACTACACCTCGGCCGAGGCGGTTGCTCGCAAATTGCATATCGATGAAGTGGAAGCGGAGGTACTGCCGGAAGATAAGGGCAAGATCGTCCAGCGTCTGAAAGATGAAGGGGGTGTTGTCGTGATGGCGGGTGATGGCGTTAACGACGCGCCTGCATTAGCAACGGCGGACGTGGGGGTGGCCATGGGCACCGGCACAGATGTGGCCATCGAAAGCGCGGGCATTACGCTGCTGCGCGGCGACTTGATGGGTATTGTAGAAGCGCGTCGTCTGTCGCTGGCGACCATGCGCAATATCCGACAGAACCTGTTCTTTGCTTTTGTGTACAACTCCGCGGGCGTTCCGATTGCGGCGGGGGTTTTGTACCCGTTCTTCGGGATACTGCTTTCACCGATCTTCGCGGCTGCTGCAATGTCGCTGTCGTCTTTCAGCGTGATTGTGAATGCATTGCGCCTGCGAGTTATCAAGCTTGGCCCTAAGTAA
- a CDS encoding plastocyanin/azurin family copper-binding protein translates to MTVSKFLVAAATILLSATTFAAGTHGGGHDHGAASGEPGKASEASRTITVEMYDNYYEPGSIIVSPGETVRFVVENKGNLVHEFNIGTPEMHEGHQEEMMMMVEHGVIQGGKLNHDMMEMDMGNGQSMKHDDPNSVLLEPGQRQEVIWKFSDNSNIEFACNVPGHYQAGMYGDVKVQ, encoded by the coding sequence ATGACCGTATCAAAATTCCTCGTTGCTGCCGCAACTATCTTATTGTCGGCGACCACCTTTGCCGCTGGAACCCATGGTGGAGGACATGATCACGGCGCTGCGAGTGGTGAGCCCGGCAAAGCCTCAGAGGCCAGCCGAACCATAACAGTCGAAATGTACGACAATTACTATGAACCGGGATCAATCATCGTAAGCCCCGGGGAAACGGTGCGGTTCGTGGTGGAGAACAAGGGGAACCTCGTTCACGAGTTCAACATCGGCACACCTGAGATGCATGAGGGGCATCAGGAGGAAATGATGATGATGGTCGAACATGGCGTCATCCAGGGCGGAAAGCTCAACCACGACATGATGGAAATGGACATGGGGAACGGCCAGTCCATGAAACACGACGACCCTAACAGCGTCCTGCTGGAACCGGGCCAGAGGCAGGAAGTTATTTGGAAGTTTTCCGATAACAGCAATATCGAGTTCGCCTGCAACGTGCCGGGTCATTACCAGGCAGGGATGTACGGTGACGTCAAGGTCCAGTAA
- a CDS encoding response regulator transcription factor yields the protein MRLLLVEDDYLLTNGLSAQLEKAGFSVDTARTAREARHLGQQESYRAGILDLGLPDGNGLDVLKQWRTHKVSFPVLILTARGDWQDKVNGLKAGADDYLAKPFQTEELIARLHAIVRRSEGRIMDTLTAGRFELDENRQTLRAGDETEHSLTGTEFRLLRCLMSRPGQVFSKEQLLDQLYSIDDIPSENVIEAYVRRLRKLVGPDTIKTRRGQGYLFDADSR from the coding sequence ATGAGATTACTTCTGGTGGAAGATGACTACCTGCTGACAAATGGGCTAAGCGCCCAACTGGAAAAGGCCGGTTTCAGCGTGGATACCGCCCGTACAGCGCGGGAAGCCCGGCACCTCGGGCAGCAGGAAAGTTACCGCGCCGGTATTCTTGACCTGGGCCTGCCCGACGGCAACGGCCTGGACGTACTGAAACAGTGGCGGACGCATAAGGTCAGTTTCCCGGTGTTGATCCTGACCGCCAGGGGAGACTGGCAGGACAAGGTCAATGGCTTGAAGGCCGGCGCCGATGATTACCTCGCGAAGCCTTTCCAGACCGAAGAGCTGATTGCCCGACTTCACGCCATCGTCCGGCGAAGCGAAGGCAGAATAATGGATACCCTGACAGCGGGCCGGTTCGAGCTGGACGAAAATCGCCAGACGTTAAGGGCCGGTGACGAGACCGAACATAGCCTGACCGGTACGGAGTTCCGTTTGCTCCGATGTCTGATGAGTCGTCCCGGGCAGGTTTTCTCGAAAGAACAGCTTCTCGACCAGCTATACAGCATCGACGACATACCCAGCGAGAACGTGATCGAAGCGTATGTGCGGCGGCTCAGGAAGCTGGTGGGACCGGACACCATCAAGACCCGACGTGGTCAAGGGTACCTGTTCGATGCCGATAGCCGCTAG
- a CDS encoding copper resistance system multicopper oxidase, with amino-acid sequence MNSRLGSVLLSLLMSASVMAGEYNLTVDRVEIDTGDFVKDGIGYNGASPGPVMRFKEGENVKINVTNNLDEMTSIHWHGLILPFDQDGVPGISFPGIKPGETFTYEFPIQQAGTYWFHSHSGFQEPDGAYGSIVIEPEGREPFRYDREYVVQLTDKHPHSGDRIMRNLKMMPDYYNREQQTVGEFFSDVSENGLMNTVRDRMAWGGMRMMKADVEDLQGFTGLINGKGPDQNWTGLFEPGERIRLRFINSSAMTYFDIRIPGLDMTVVQADGNNVQPVSVDEFRIGVAETYDVIVRPKGEQAYTIFAESMGRSGYARATLAPEEGMEAFVPQLREPARLTMADMGGMSGMDHGDMDMNSSEGMSGMDHSSMEGMDHANMSNMDHSNMKGMDHSGTSGMDHGSMAMGKEGPSDPFYAKGSGLVPTAANGGKFLSYADLKAQDPLYEDREPTREIELRLTGNMERYTWSINGVKYEDADPIRLKYGERVRFKFVNETMMTHPMHLHGMWSILDVGADQWNPIKHTVSVQPGTTVYMETEVDEPGQWAFHCHLSYHAAAGMFRKVIVEGGPESTQAKTDAAAEEGGEA; translated from the coding sequence ATGAACAGCCGTTTAGGTTCAGTGTTGTTAAGCCTGCTGATGTCTGCATCGGTCATGGCTGGCGAATATAATCTCACGGTTGATCGGGTCGAAATTGACACCGGCGATTTCGTGAAAGACGGCATCGGTTATAACGGTGCATCTCCCGGGCCGGTGATGCGCTTCAAGGAAGGCGAAAACGTCAAGATCAACGTGACCAACAACCTGGATGAGATGACTTCCATTCACTGGCACGGCCTGATCCTTCCTTTTGATCAGGACGGTGTGCCTGGTATCAGCTTTCCAGGCATCAAGCCGGGTGAAACCTTCACCTACGAATTTCCCATCCAGCAGGCTGGTACTTATTGGTTTCACAGCCACTCCGGTTTTCAGGAGCCGGATGGCGCCTACGGTTCCATCGTTATCGAACCTGAGGGACGTGAACCGTTCCGCTACGATCGCGAATACGTAGTTCAGCTAACCGATAAGCACCCGCACTCCGGTGATCGCATCATGCGTAACCTGAAGATGATGCCGGACTACTACAACCGCGAGCAGCAGACTGTCGGAGAGTTTTTCTCTGACGTGTCCGAGAACGGCCTGATGAACACCGTTCGGGACCGTATGGCCTGGGGTGGCATGCGGATGATGAAAGCGGATGTCGAGGACTTGCAGGGTTTTACAGGGCTGATCAACGGTAAAGGGCCGGATCAGAACTGGACTGGGCTTTTTGAGCCGGGCGAACGCATTCGGCTGCGTTTCATCAACTCCTCGGCGATGACTTACTTTGATATCCGGATCCCCGGTCTGGACATGACCGTTGTGCAGGCTGATGGCAACAACGTTCAGCCGGTTAGTGTGGACGAGTTCCGGATCGGTGTGGCGGAAACCTACGATGTGATCGTCCGCCCGAAAGGTGAGCAGGCCTACACCATCTTCGCCGAATCCATGGGGCGTTCGGGCTATGCCAGAGCGACACTGGCCCCAGAAGAGGGTATGGAAGCGTTCGTGCCGCAACTGCGTGAACCGGCCCGCCTGACTATGGCTGATATGGGCGGTATGTCCGGTATGGACCATGGCGACATGGATATGAATAGCTCAGAAGGGATGTCCGGAATGGATCATTCTTCGATGGAGGGAATGGATCACGCAAACATGAGCAACATGGACCACTCAAATATGAAAGGAATGGATCATTCGGGCACGTCCGGCATGGACCATGGTTCCATGGCGATGGGAAAAGAAGGTCCAAGCGACCCCTTCTATGCGAAGGGAAGTGGCCTCGTCCCCACGGCAGCCAATGGCGGCAAGTTCCTGTCCTACGCTGACCTCAAGGCCCAAGATCCACTGTATGAAGACCGCGAACCGACTCGAGAAATAGAGCTTCGTTTGACCGGCAATATGGAGCGGTACACCTGGAGTATCAATGGCGTTAAGTACGAAGATGCCGATCCGATCCGCCTGAAATATGGTGAGCGGGTCCGCTTCAAGTTTGTCAACGAAACCATGATGACTCACCCCATGCACTTGCACGGTATGTGGTCCATTCTAGATGTTGGCGCAGACCAGTGGAATCCGATCAAACACACGGTCAGTGTGCAGCCCGGCACCACCGTTTACATGGAAACCGAAGTCGACGAGCCAGGCCAATGGGCGTTCCACTGCCACCTCTCTTACCACGCGGCCGCTGGTATGTTCCGTAAGGTGATTGTTGAAGGTGGGCCAGAGTCGACGCAGGCCAAAACAGACGCGGCTGCTGAAGAAGGAGGTGAGGCATGA
- a CDS encoding ATP-binding protein, whose amino-acid sequence MDLVERRLKDEVAFLEHQIRQSGGQIDTLQTGDYFQEVLLHAFAIAIASPSGQSISPETWTPILRPLLTSGQEGAVRARDAEVPSAPSQMLGYRRAFTVDGNPFVIIVAEDMEALHRSQAKLHIWTAVVSVLLVILMIGSIWLGITLALRSIAGLQMNLKKLQSGELSRINADGPEEFQPLVRQLNRLLDSLDDRLERSRDALANLSHSVKTPIAAVRQILEDTSRPLDEKLRWEMAARLDDIDAQLEAEMRRSRFAGPQVGQSVCPIKQARDLLWMLGRLYPDKSFELSTDLPENHRWPVEEHDLNEILGNLLDNAGKWSSRWVELTLSEDQEQLKIIISDDGAGVSETAHSQLGKRGLRLDEQTPGHGLGLAIVHAIVERYQGQVHYTSSKVGGLTAVVVIPGSDRFGDLSDN is encoded by the coding sequence ATGGACTTAGTAGAACGCCGCTTGAAAGATGAGGTAGCTTTTCTGGAACACCAGATCCGCCAATCCGGTGGCCAGATTGATACACTCCAGACCGGCGACTATTTTCAGGAAGTGCTCCTCCACGCCTTCGCCATCGCCATCGCTTCTCCGTCTGGGCAGTCCATCTCACCGGAGACCTGGACTCCGATTCTGAGGCCGTTGCTCACCTCCGGGCAGGAGGGAGCCGTGAGAGCCAGGGATGCTGAGGTACCATCTGCGCCTTCCCAAATGCTTGGGTATCGCCGTGCCTTCACGGTCGACGGAAACCCCTTCGTGATCATTGTTGCCGAGGATATGGAGGCGCTTCATCGGAGCCAGGCCAAACTCCATATCTGGACTGCCGTCGTCTCGGTTTTACTGGTCATTCTGATGATCGGGAGCATATGGCTGGGAATCACTCTGGCCCTGCGGTCAATAGCGGGCCTTCAGATGAACCTGAAAAAACTTCAGTCAGGCGAGCTCTCCCGTATTAACGCAGACGGCCCGGAGGAGTTCCAGCCCCTCGTCCGGCAACTCAATCGACTGCTGGATTCACTGGATGACCGGCTGGAACGCTCCCGTGACGCACTTGCCAACCTTTCCCACAGCGTGAAAACCCCCATAGCGGCTGTCAGACAGATCCTGGAAGACACCAGTCGCCCGCTCGATGAGAAGCTGAGATGGGAAATGGCGGCGCGCCTCGACGACATAGATGCTCAGCTTGAGGCCGAAATGCGGCGAAGCCGGTTTGCGGGTCCACAGGTCGGCCAAAGTGTATGTCCGATCAAACAGGCCCGGGATCTGCTGTGGATGCTTGGCCGCCTCTACCCCGATAAATCTTTTGAATTGTCAACGGATCTGCCTGAAAACCATCGCTGGCCTGTCGAGGAGCATGATCTGAACGAAATCCTTGGCAACTTGCTGGATAACGCAGGCAAATGGTCATCCCGCTGGGTGGAGCTCACGCTGAGTGAAGATCAAGAGCAGTTAAAAATTATCATCAGCGACGACGGAGCGGGCGTATCAGAAACAGCCCACTCACAATTGGGCAAGCGAGGATTGAGGCTGGACGAGCAAACACCCGGTCATGGATTGGGGCTGGCTATTGTCCACGCAATAGTTGAGCGTTATCAGGGACAGGTTCATTACACGTCCAGTAAGGTAGGAGGCCTTACTGCAGTTGTTGTAATCCCTGGTTCTGATCGATTCGGCGACCTGTCAGACAACTGA
- a CDS encoding TolC family protein: MYWIFLSAGRYRRALGWLAPSLLLASVQAFGAEGLTFNQALQLALRQSPELRAESARVEAAQQAEGPADALPDPTLILGLDNVPVDGADRYSLSSDFMTMQRIGVTQRFPNRSKRTARAEGARQQIGLTEATKEATRLAVLRQTAQAWIELHTLDRQLVLLEELIAENRLFDKAVRARLSSGQGKAIDSVAPRQEAVTLLDRRDALLARQRQAKARLIRWLGEAGRQSPAGQAPDFAINAEQLLNSLHKHPELEIASRQASVAQANADEARAAKKPDWALTLAYMNREEFSDMAMLQVNVDLPLFSRSRQGPRIASAEAEWQALESRAEAVRREHEAMLQSDLAEYERQERTLARQRERLVPLAKEKVGLARAAWRGGDGSLADLVRARSEWLDAKLKEIDLSGQYDQQAAALHFTYDHHGMVGEEQDNEH; encoded by the coding sequence ATGTATTGGATATTTCTGAGCGCCGGCCGGTATCGGCGCGCACTCGGCTGGCTAGCGCCCTCCCTGCTGCTAGCTAGTGTCCAGGCGTTTGGGGCAGAAGGCCTGACTTTTAATCAGGCGCTACAGCTCGCCTTACGTCAATCACCGGAATTGCGGGCGGAATCGGCCCGCGTCGAGGCCGCTCAGCAGGCAGAAGGGCCTGCCGATGCTTTGCCCGATCCCACCCTGATTCTTGGCCTCGACAATGTACCTGTGGATGGCGCCGATCGTTACAGCCTGTCGAGTGATTTCATGACCATGCAGCGTATTGGTGTAACCCAGCGTTTCCCCAATCGCAGCAAACGCACAGCAAGGGCAGAAGGTGCCAGACAGCAAATCGGCTTAACGGAGGCCACGAAAGAGGCCACTCGTCTGGCCGTGCTGCGTCAGACCGCTCAAGCCTGGATTGAGCTCCACACTCTGGACCGTCAACTAGTCCTGCTGGAAGAACTCATTGCTGAAAATCGTTTGTTCGACAAGGCAGTGCGTGCCCGGCTTTCATCGGGTCAAGGAAAGGCTATTGATAGCGTGGCACCCAGGCAGGAAGCCGTGACATTACTGGATCGGCGAGATGCTCTTCTGGCCAGGCAACGCCAGGCTAAGGCTCGTTTAATACGCTGGCTGGGGGAAGCCGGCCGGCAATCACCGGCTGGCCAAGCACCTGATTTCGCCATCAATGCTGAACAGTTACTGAATAGCCTGCATAAGCACCCTGAACTTGAGATAGCGTCGCGTCAGGCTTCTGTCGCCCAGGCTAACGCGGACGAGGCTCGTGCCGCCAAGAAGCCGGACTGGGCTTTAACTCTGGCTTATATGAATCGTGAAGAATTCAGTGACATGGCGATGCTACAGGTCAATGTGGACCTGCCATTGTTCAGCCGGTCGCGCCAGGGGCCTCGCATTGCCTCGGCGGAAGCTGAGTGGCAAGCACTGGAATCTCGTGCAGAGGCGGTACGTCGCGAACATGAAGCGATGCTGCAGAGCGATCTGGCCGAATATGAACGCCAGGAACGCACGCTTGCCCGGCAACGGGAGCGACTGGTGCCTCTGGCAAAAGAGAAAGTGGGATTGGCTAGGGCCGCTTGGCGCGGCGGTGATGGCAGTTTGGCCGATCTTGTACGGGCACGTAGCGAATGGCTGGACGCCAAACTGAAGGAGATTGATCTCAGCGGGCAGTATGACCAGCAGGCAGCCGCCCTCCATTTTACCTACGACCACCACGGCATGGTGGGCGAGGAGCAAGATAATGAACATTAA
- a CDS encoding APC family permease: MSSTHDRTTRYQKGSLTLPGTVMLGTGVMIGAGIFALTGQMAQMTGVLFPLAFLAAAVIVSFSAYSYIKISNAYPSAGGIGMYLHKAYGNRLPTAFNALLMYFSMVIAQSFLARTFGSYTMQLFDGDESGRMVPILGVSLILAAFLINLLGNRMIQGVASFIGILKIGGILVFGLVGIWIADSVSVDFSSPGEAGTFGNFLGATALGILAFKGFTTITNSGSEVIDPKRNVGRAIIISIAACVVIYTLVGFAVASNLSLAEIIKTQDYSLAAAARPALGDYGVWFTVAIAMMATAGGILASIFAVSRMLAMLTEMKLVPHSHFGMPGSIQKHTLVYTVVLGLILTAFFDLSRIAALGIIFYLIMDIAIHWGVLRYLREDVKANVWVPTVAIVLDLLALGGFVWVKLNTDLFVIGVAVVTMIVIAVAEQLFLKKATEAEEAGHKESHAHHH, encoded by the coding sequence ATGAGCAGCACGCACGACAGAACCACGCGCTATCAGAAAGGCAGTCTTACACTTCCGGGAACTGTTATGCTGGGCACCGGTGTCATGATTGGCGCCGGTATCTTCGCCCTTACCGGGCAGATGGCGCAGATGACTGGCGTTCTTTTCCCGTTGGCGTTTCTGGCCGCGGCGGTAATCGTAAGCTTCAGTGCCTATTCCTACATCAAAATTTCCAATGCCTACCCGTCAGCCGGGGGCATAGGCATGTACCTGCACAAAGCCTATGGCAATCGGTTACCGACGGCTTTCAATGCTTTGCTGATGTATTTCTCGATGGTGATTGCCCAGAGCTTTCTTGCGCGAACCTTCGGTTCTTACACCATGCAACTGTTCGATGGCGATGAAAGTGGCCGCATGGTGCCCATTCTTGGCGTCTCACTAATTCTGGCCGCGTTTCTGATCAATCTGTTGGGCAACCGAATGATTCAGGGCGTGGCTTCCTTTATAGGTATCCTGAAGATCGGAGGCATTCTGGTTTTCGGGCTGGTGGGTATCTGGATTGCCGACAGTGTTTCTGTTGATTTCTCTAGCCCCGGTGAGGCTGGAACCTTTGGCAATTTCCTGGGGGCAACGGCCCTTGGCATTCTGGCCTTCAAAGGTTTTACCACCATCACCAACAGCGGCTCGGAAGTCATAGACCCCAAGAGAAACGTGGGGCGAGCGATTATTATTTCCATCGCAGCCTGCGTGGTGATCTACACCCTGGTCGGTTTCGCCGTTGCCAGTAACCTGTCCCTGGCGGAAATCATCAAAACGCAGGACTACTCTCTGGCGGCCGCTGCGCGTCCCGCATTGGGCGACTACGGCGTCTGGTTTACCGTCGCCATTGCGATGATGGCCACCGCCGGTGGCATTCTGGCCAGTATTTTCGCCGTCTCACGCATGTTGGCCATGCTGACTGAAATGAAGCTGGTCCCCCACAGTCATTTCGGCATGCCCGGTAGCATCCAGAAGCACACGCTGGTTTATACCGTGGTGCTTGGGCTTATCCTCACGGCCTTCTTCGACCTGTCCCGAATTGCAGCGCTGGGCATCATTTTTTACCTGATCATGGACATTGCTATCCATTGGGGCGTTCTGCGCTATTTACGGGAGGATGTGAAGGCGAATGTGTGGGTGCCCACGGTGGCAATTGTTCTGGATTTGCTCGCTCTTGGTGGCTTCGTTTGGGTCAAACTGAATACTGACCTGTTTGTTATTGGCGTGGCGGTTGTCACCATGATTGTTATCGCAGTGGCCGAGCAACTGTTCCTGAAAAAGGCCACAGAAGCCGAAGAAGCGGGACACAAAGAATCTCATGCTCATCATCACTAA
- the cadR gene encoding Cd(II)/Pb(II)-responsive transcriptional regulator, whose protein sequence is MRIGQLAQLVGVETQTIRFYEQQGLLPPPDRQDNGYRVYTEKHGEGLAFIRRCRILGLSLAEIHELQSYQDDPHQPCTAVNALLDDHISHVRSQITALQALEKQLVSLRASCNDDREVEACGVLAGINEGNMHQQ, encoded by the coding sequence ATGCGCATTGGTCAGTTGGCGCAGTTGGTAGGGGTCGAAACACAGACGATCCGCTTCTATGAACAGCAGGGCTTGTTGCCGCCGCCTGATCGGCAGGACAACGGTTACCGTGTCTATACCGAGAAGCATGGTGAGGGGCTGGCCTTCATCCGTCGCTGCAGAATCCTGGGCCTGTCACTGGCTGAGATTCACGAACTACAGAGCTATCAGGACGACCCTCATCAGCCTTGTACCGCCGTCAACGCCTTGCTCGATGATCACATCTCTCATGTGCGGTCGCAGATAACCGCTCTGCAAGCGCTTGAGAAACAACTCGTTTCACTGAGAGCGAGTTGCAACGATGACCGGGAAGTTGAGGCGTGTGGGGTTCTTGCTGGAATTAACGAAGGAAACATGCACCAGCAGTAG
- a CDS encoding copper resistance protein B, translating into MSCIRSLVAVSFFASIGFSTAVTAQEMISDTTARKQPLTTWGVQFEEFEYRYSDDDEELGVWNADAFYGTDEFKVRLLTTGEYEIEEQAYETLENQLVGQIPISKFFDAKAGVRFDTPEGPDRTYAVLGVAGLAPQWFEIDANLYVSKDGDTSAELDAEYELLLTNYWILAATLDATVAFSEDREIGVGKGLVSTETGLRLSYDLIDRAFSPYVGVVHERKYGDSADFAEADGGSTADWFAVIGARIAL; encoded by the coding sequence ATGAGTTGTATTCGATCACTTGTTGCGGTCAGTTTCTTTGCCTCTATCGGATTCTCAACGGCGGTGACAGCTCAGGAAATGATCTCCGACACCACCGCTCGTAAACAGCCGCTCACAACCTGGGGTGTTCAATTCGAGGAGTTTGAATACCGCTACAGCGACGATGACGAGGAACTGGGCGTCTGGAATGCGGATGCTTTCTATGGCACCGACGAGTTCAAAGTCCGGTTGCTCACAACCGGGGAGTACGAGATAGAGGAGCAGGCCTACGAAACACTGGAAAACCAGCTGGTCGGCCAGATCCCCATCTCCAAGTTCTTCGACGCCAAAGCGGGCGTACGTTTCGATACGCCCGAGGGGCCGGACCGTACATATGCCGTTCTCGGTGTAGCCGGGCTGGCTCCCCAATGGTTTGAGATCGATGCAAACCTGTATGTCAGTAAGGATGGCGATACGTCAGCCGAACTGGATGCAGAGTACGAGCTGCTTCTCACCAACTACTGGATTCTGGCGGCAACGCTGGATGCCACGGTTGCGTTTAGCGAGGACCGGGAAATTGGCGTTGGTAAAGGACTGGTTTCTACCGAAACCGGACTCAGGTTGAGCTATGATCTGATCGACCGTGCGTTCTCGCCTTATGTGGGCGTGGTGCATGAGCGCAAATACGGCGATAGTGCCGACTTTGCCGAAGCGGACGGCGGCAGTACAGCAGATTGGTTTGCTGTGATTGGAGCGCGCATCGCACTCTGA